One Primulina tabacum isolate GXHZ01 chromosome 10, ASM2559414v2, whole genome shotgun sequence DNA segment encodes these proteins:
- the LOC142505446 gene encoding protein CIA1 isoform X2: MNFAEKNFELKEIQKLEGHTDRVWSLAWKPATGVDGVPAVLSSCSGDKTVRIWEQSPATGYFQCKAVLEETHTRTVRSCSWSPSGKLFATASFDATTAIWEDVGGDFECVSTLEGHENEVKSVSWNASGSLLATCGRDKSVWIWEILPHNEFECVSVLQGHTQDVKMVQWHPTMDILFSCSYDNSIKVWVEDGDSDDWHCAQTLSELNSGHTSTVWALSFNAIGDKMVSCSDDLTIKIWATDIIQLQSGNGNGPWTHISTLSGYHDRTIFSVHWSREGVICTGSADDAIRLFVGSEGGQDGGSTYKLLLKKEKAHDMDVNAVQWSSLVNFKSGLGKQVSGLCK, translated from the exons ATGAATTTCGCCGAGAAGAATTTCGAGCTGAAAGAAATTCAGAAACTCGAAGGCCACACCGATAGGGTTTGGAGCCTTGCCTGGAAACCGGCCACTGGAGTTGATGGCGTCCCTGCAGTATTATCTTCGTGTAGTGGAGACAAAACAGTCCGCATTTGGGAACAGAGCCCCGCCACTGGCTATTTTCAGTGCAAG GCTGTATTGGAGGAGACCCACACCAGGACTGTAAGATCATGTTCATGGTCACCGTCTGGTAAATTATTTGCCACGGCTAGCTTTGATGCCACCACAGCCATATGGGAGGATGTTGGAGGTGATTTCGAATGTGTGTCCACTTTAGAG GGTCATGAAAACGAAGTTAAAAGTGTCTCTTGGAATGCATCTGGCTCATTGCTTGCGACTTGTGGGCGAGACAAATCAGTCTGGATATGGGAAATATTACCACATAATGAGTTCGAATGTGTTTCTGTGCTGCAAGGACATACACAGGATGTTAAAATGGTCCAATGGCATCCGACAATGGATATTCTGTTTTCATGTAGCTATGATAATAGCATTAAG GTCTGGGTAGAGGATGGGGACAGTGATGATTGGCATTGTGCGCAAACTTTGAGTGAATTAAACAG TGGCCACACTTCTACAGTCTGGGCGTTATCTTTTAATGCTATTGGGGACAAAATGGTTTCCTGTAG tgATGATCTTACCATTAAAATATGGGCTACTGACATCATACAACTGCAGTCTGGAAATGGAAATGGCCCTTG GACACATATTTCCACTCTCTCAGGTTATCACGACCGAACAATTTTTTCTGTCCATTGGTCAAG GGAGGGAGTAATTTGCACCGGATCTGCTGATGATGCTATCCGTTTATTTGTTGGAAGTGAAGGCGGCCAG GATGGTGGATCTACATACAAACTGCTATTGAAGAAAGAGAAAGCTCATGACATGGATGTAAACGCTGTGCAGTGGAGTTCCTTGGTAAATTTTAAAAGTGGATTGG GGAAACAAGTGTCTGGCCTCTGCAAGTGA
- the LOC142505446 gene encoding protein CIA1 isoform X1 gives MNFAEKNFELKEIQKLEGHTDRVWSLAWKPATGVDGVPAVLSSCSGDKTVRIWEQSPATGYFQCKAVLEETHTRTVRSCSWSPSGKLFATASFDATTAIWEDVGGDFECVSTLEGHENEVKSVSWNASGSLLATCGRDKSVWIWEILPHNEFECVSVLQGHTQDVKMVQWHPTMDILFSCSYDNSIKVWVEDGDSDDWHCAQTLSELNSGHTSTVWALSFNAIGDKMVSCSDDLTIKIWATDIIQLQSGNGNGPWTHISTLSGYHDRTIFSVHWSREGVICTGSADDAIRLFVGSEGGQDGGSTYKLLLKKEKAHDMDVNAVQWSSLGNKCLASASDDGTVKIWDLTTTTTSPGQKVTTTSPGQKKLLP, from the exons ATGAATTTCGCCGAGAAGAATTTCGAGCTGAAAGAAATTCAGAAACTCGAAGGCCACACCGATAGGGTTTGGAGCCTTGCCTGGAAACCGGCCACTGGAGTTGATGGCGTCCCTGCAGTATTATCTTCGTGTAGTGGAGACAAAACAGTCCGCATTTGGGAACAGAGCCCCGCCACTGGCTATTTTCAGTGCAAG GCTGTATTGGAGGAGACCCACACCAGGACTGTAAGATCATGTTCATGGTCACCGTCTGGTAAATTATTTGCCACGGCTAGCTTTGATGCCACCACAGCCATATGGGAGGATGTTGGAGGTGATTTCGAATGTGTGTCCACTTTAGAG GGTCATGAAAACGAAGTTAAAAGTGTCTCTTGGAATGCATCTGGCTCATTGCTTGCGACTTGTGGGCGAGACAAATCAGTCTGGATATGGGAAATATTACCACATAATGAGTTCGAATGTGTTTCTGTGCTGCAAGGACATACACAGGATGTTAAAATGGTCCAATGGCATCCGACAATGGATATTCTGTTTTCATGTAGCTATGATAATAGCATTAAG GTCTGGGTAGAGGATGGGGACAGTGATGATTGGCATTGTGCGCAAACTTTGAGTGAATTAAACAG TGGCCACACTTCTACAGTCTGGGCGTTATCTTTTAATGCTATTGGGGACAAAATGGTTTCCTGTAG tgATGATCTTACCATTAAAATATGGGCTACTGACATCATACAACTGCAGTCTGGAAATGGAAATGGCCCTTG GACACATATTTCCACTCTCTCAGGTTATCACGACCGAACAATTTTTTCTGTCCATTGGTCAAG GGAGGGAGTAATTTGCACCGGATCTGCTGATGATGCTATCCGTTTATTTGTTGGAAGTGAAGGCGGCCAG GATGGTGGATCTACATACAAACTGCTATTGAAGAAAGAGAAAGCTCATGACATGGATGTAAACGCTGTGCAGTGGAGTTCCTTG GGAAACAAGTGTCTGGCCTCTGCAAGTGATGATGGCACTGTCAAAATATGGGACTTAACAACTACAACTACTTCGCCTGGTCAGAAAGTAACAACTACTTCACCTGGTCAGAAAAAACTGCTTCCATAG
- the LOC142505025 gene encoding uncharacterized protein LOC142505025 — protein sequence MAGLRVNLLKSNIYLSGMDERTKQDIISITGFSPGTLPFRYLGIPLAARKLRSSDYCKLVDAIAAKINSWPRHSLSYAGKIELIRSVVQGIECYWLSILSIPNCVISSIYSLCRKFVWHSKHPPIAWENLCKPLEDGGLGLKNLMAWNKALIAKTLWKIQLRKESLWIKWVNHIYSHFGDVWHWGWHKDESPLIKQIISLRDELLRRSGSVAAASTLLNSWFARNHEFRSAYDFFNNSTGKWPWKPLISRSFILPKHRFTFWLLAHAKLLTRDRLPFVVEKSCVLCKSEPELVQHLFFKCSFSSAIWKDIRAWLGMSKRMESPTTILRAFRTTYGGKSVLARMRLSPLATTIYTVWNARNRTMFDEEDHRIEDLVRQIKIIVFRCIPSSTDMFDTMD from the coding sequence ATGGCTGGATTGAGAGTCAATTTACTCAAGTCGAATATATACTTGTCGGGGATGGATGAAAGAACCAAACAAGATATTATTAGCATCACTGGTTTCTCGCCTGGTACACTACCGTTTCGCTATCTCGGCATCCCTCTTGCTGCAAGGAAATTGAGATCATCAGATTATTGCAAACTTGTGGATGCCATTGCAGCTAAGATCAATTCATGGCCTAGGCACTCCCTCTCATATGCAGGTAAGATTGAGTTAATCAGATCGGTGGTCCAAGGTATTGAATGCTATTGGTTATCTATTTTGTCAATCCCCAATTGTGTAATTTCGTCCATTTATTCTCTATGCCGAAAATTTGTTTGGCATTCCAAACATCCTCCTATTGCGTGGGAAAATCTGTGTAAGCCACTGGAGGATGGGGGACTTGGACTAAAGAATTTGATGGCTTGGAACAAAGCTTTAATTGCTAAAACACTTTGGAAGATACAATTGAGAAAGGAGAGCTTGTGGATCAAATGGGTTAATCATATTTATAGCCACTTTGGAGACGTTTGGCATTGGGGATGGCACAAGGATGAATCGCCTTTAATTAAGCAAATCATTTCATTACGGGATGAGCTCCTTCGTAGATCAGGTTCGGTGGCTGCTGCTTCTACTTTGCTGAATTCTTGGTTTGCTCGTAATCACGAGTTTCGTAGTGCATATGACTTCTTCAACAACTCGACTGGGAAATGGCCTTGGAAACCACTGATCAGCCGATCGTTCATCCTACCCAAACACAGATTTACGTTTTGGCTTCTGGCTCATGCGAAGCTCCTGACAAGAGATAGGCTTCCATTTGTTGTTGAGAAATCGTGTGTATTATGTAAAAGCGAGCCTGAATTAGTACAGCACTTGTTCTTCAAATGCTCTTTCTCCTCGGCAATTTGGAAGGATATTCGAGCGTGGCTAGGCATGTCTAAAAGAATGGAATCTCCAACGACAATTTTGAGAGCCTTCAGAACAACTTATGGTGGGAAATCGGTTCTAGCTAGGATGCGATTATCGCCTCTTGCAACAACTATTTACACCGTTTGGAATGCTCGGAATAGGACCATGTTCGATGAAGAAGATCATAGGATTGAAGACTTGGTGCGTCAGATTAAGATTATTGTTTTTCGTTGTATTCCTAGCTCTACTGACATGTTTGATACTATGGATTGA